A window of the Symbiobacterium terraclitae genome harbors these coding sequences:
- a CDS encoding LLM class flavin-dependent oxidoreductase, with translation MELGIYTFVETTPDPVTGVRISPEERMRNLMEEIELADQVGLDVFGIGEHHRPEYVASSPATILAAAALRTKRIRLTSAVTVLSSDDPVRVFQQFATVDLLSGGRAEIMVGRGSFIESFPLFGYDLDHYDALFAEKLDLLLRLRESERVTWEGQFRPSLQGQGVYPRPVQERLPIWVAVGGTQYSAVRAGALGLPMALAIIGGLPERFKPLAELHRRAAEANGHVPPALSINSHGFIADRSQDAADLAFPAFKAVMDQLGRERGWPPMTRAQFEQARSLRGADFVGSPQEVAEKILFQHEIFGHQRFLLQLTVGSLPHDRVLRAIELFGTQVAPVVRREVARRQGKPGGGQ, from the coding sequence TTGGAACTGGGAATCTACACCTTCGTGGAGACGACGCCCGACCCGGTAACCGGCGTGCGCATCAGCCCCGAGGAGCGGATGCGCAACCTGATGGAGGAGATCGAGCTGGCCGATCAGGTGGGGCTCGACGTGTTCGGCATCGGCGAGCACCACCGGCCCGAGTACGTGGCCTCGTCGCCGGCTACGATCCTGGCCGCGGCAGCGCTCAGGACGAAGCGGATCCGCCTCACCAGCGCGGTCACGGTGCTCAGCTCCGACGACCCGGTCCGGGTCTTCCAGCAGTTCGCCACGGTTGACCTCCTCTCCGGCGGCCGGGCCGAGATCATGGTGGGGCGGGGCTCCTTCATCGAGTCGTTCCCGCTCTTCGGCTACGACCTGGACCACTACGACGCCCTCTTCGCCGAGAAGCTGGACCTGCTGCTCAGGCTGCGGGAGTCGGAGCGGGTGACGTGGGAGGGCCAGTTCCGGCCGAGCCTGCAGGGGCAGGGCGTCTATCCGCGCCCGGTGCAGGAGCGGCTGCCGATCTGGGTGGCCGTGGGCGGGACGCAGTACTCCGCCGTCAGGGCCGGGGCGCTTGGCCTGCCGATGGCCCTGGCGATCATCGGCGGGCTTCCGGAGCGGTTCAAGCCGCTGGCCGAGCTGCACCGCAGGGCTGCGGAGGCCAACGGGCACGTGCCTCCGGCACTGAGCATCAACTCCCACGGCTTCATCGCCGACCGGTCGCAGGACGCCGCCGACCTCGCCTTCCCGGCCTTCAAGGCCGTGATGGACCAGCTCGGCCGGGAGCGGGGCTGGCCGCCGATGACCCGCGCCCAGTTCGAGCAGGCGCGCAGCCTGAGGGGTGCGGACTTCGTCGGCAGCCCGCAGGAGGTGGCGGAGAAGATCCTCTTCCAGCACGAGATCTTCGGCCACCAGCGGTTCCTGCTGCAGCTGACCGTCGGCAGCCTGCCCCACGACCGGGTCCTGCGGGCGATCGAGCTCTTCGGCACGCAGGTGGCGCCGGTGGTGCGGCGGGAGGTCGCCCGGAGGCAGGGCAAGCCGGGCGGCGGACAATAG
- a CDS encoding thioredoxin family protein, whose translation MQRLTWDSFDAALREHANLIVNFTADWCPDCRRIKDAYAAFPERFPQFAFAVVDTEVSPDLAERFDVRGIPSLLVFRNGELADRLYSRDAKTVKQVEDFVAKQVAVAP comes from the coding sequence ATGCAGAGACTGACCTGGGACTCCTTCGATGCGGCCCTCCGCGAGCACGCGAACCTGATCGTCAACTTCACCGCCGACTGGTGCCCCGACTGCAGGCGGATCAAGGACGCCTACGCGGCGTTCCCCGAGCGCTTTCCGCAGTTCGCCTTCGCCGTGGTCGATACCGAGGTCAGCCCCGACCTGGCCGAGCGCTTCGACGTGCGGGGCATCCCGTCGCTCCTGGTCTTCCGGAACGGCGAGCTGGCCGACAGGCTCTACAGCCGGGACGCCAAGACGGTGAAGCAGGTGGAGGACTTCGTGGCGAAGCAGGTGGCTGTGGCGCCCTGA
- a CDS encoding LytTR family transcriptional regulator DNA-binding domain-containing protein — MTLTILLEISDLHHPHGLHGISLTLAAGEAVALVGSQGNGKAPLLQLLTGVGRPSRGHLRICGHAPGSPAASARLGVAGPAWGLNPAHTVSETLALYASLWSLPPERAAEAVASLELTALRNRLVADLTPGEAARLRLARALLHDPALLVLDEPMGDVDLESAEIIEGAISAAADRGMGVLITTFGHPRTLRLASRIHYLENGRFVEPQPMAHAEPGEPGSRPGAPGSPTADARHAQPRVEQIAARRDERVMLFSPDEILYAYAQEKSVYLHTREGDWTASFTLSELEERLAVHGFYRAHRGYLVNLAHVREIAAWTRSSFSLRLKDGSEVPLSKHRVAELKALLRW, encoded by the coding sequence ATGACATTGACCATTCTGCTGGAGATCTCCGACCTCCACCACCCGCACGGACTGCACGGCATCTCGCTGACCCTGGCAGCCGGCGAGGCGGTGGCCCTGGTAGGCAGCCAGGGAAACGGGAAGGCGCCCCTGCTTCAGCTGCTCACAGGCGTCGGGCGCCCCTCCCGCGGGCACCTCCGCATATGCGGGCATGCGCCGGGCTCCCCCGCGGCGTCAGCCCGGCTGGGCGTGGCCGGACCTGCATGGGGGCTCAACCCGGCGCACACCGTGTCTGAGACGCTGGCGTTGTATGCGAGCCTCTGGTCGCTGCCCCCGGAGAGGGCCGCTGAAGCGGTTGCCAGCCTGGAGCTGACCGCGCTGCGGAACCGCCTTGTGGCCGACCTGACGCCCGGTGAGGCTGCGCGGCTCCGCCTGGCCCGTGCCCTGCTCCACGATCCGGCGCTGCTCGTTCTCGATGAACCGATGGGCGACGTCGATCTGGAGAGTGCGGAGATCATCGAGGGCGCCATCAGCGCCGCTGCCGATCGGGGAATGGGTGTGCTGATCACCACCTTCGGGCACCCGCGCACGCTTCGCCTGGCCAGCCGCATCCACTACCTCGAGAACGGGCGGTTCGTGGAGCCCCAGCCCATGGCGCACGCCGAGCCCGGCGAGCCTGGCTCCCGGCCCGGCGCGCCCGGATCGCCAACTGCGGACGCCCGACACGCGCAGCCACGGGTGGAACAGATCGCGGCCCGGAGGGACGAGCGCGTGATGCTCTTCTCGCCGGACGAGATCCTGTACGCCTACGCCCAGGAGAAGAGCGTCTACCTGCACACCCGCGAGGGGGATTGGACGGCCTCCTTCACGCTGTCCGAGCTGGAAGAGCGGCTGGCCGTCCACGGCTTCTACCGGGCCCACCGGGGTTACCTGGTCAACCTCGCTCACGTGCGTGAGATCGCCGCCTGGACCCGCAGCAGCTTTTCACTGCGCCTGAAGGACGGGTCCGAGGTTCCGCTCAGCAAGCATCGGGTCGCGGAGTTGAAGGCTCTGCTGCGCTGGTGA
- a CDS encoding ABC transporter ATP-binding protein codes for MILLSGVTKCYGSITALADLNLEIRAGETFGLLGPNGAGKTTTLRLVAGLARPTRGRVRVAGLDPWQNAQTIRRQMGVVLDGGLLYDGLTVLENLLLFAGLFGAPPSAAREALEQMGVADLQDRLAGQLSKGQRQRVALARAVLHGPRLLYLDEPTSGLDPMAADELHGLIRHLRSKGVTILLSSHDMAEVEALCDRVCLLSRGRMLACETPARLKEQHGPSLTDAFIQLTRGAR; via the coding sequence GTGATCCTGCTCAGTGGCGTAACCAAGTGCTACGGCTCCATCACCGCGCTCGCAGACCTGAACCTGGAAATTCGCGCAGGCGAGACCTTCGGACTGCTGGGCCCCAACGGCGCCGGGAAGACCACGACCCTGCGGCTGGTCGCCGGGCTGGCCCGGCCCACCCGCGGGCGGGTGCGCGTGGCAGGGCTCGACCCATGGCAGAACGCCCAGACCATTCGCCGGCAGATGGGGGTGGTGTTGGACGGCGGGCTGCTCTACGACGGGCTGACCGTTCTGGAGAACCTCCTCCTCTTCGCCGGGCTGTTTGGCGCTCCGCCCAGCGCGGCCCGCGAGGCGCTGGAACAGATGGGCGTGGCCGACCTGCAGGACCGGCTCGCCGGCCAGCTCTCCAAGGGCCAGCGGCAGCGGGTGGCCCTGGCCCGGGCCGTTCTGCACGGCCCCCGCCTCCTCTACCTGGACGAGCCCACCTCGGGCCTCGATCCGATGGCTGCGGACGAACTGCACGGGCTCATCCGCCACCTCCGCAGCAAGGGGGTCACCATCCTCCTGAGCAGCCACGACATGGCCGAGGTGGAGGCGCTCTGCGACCGGGTCTGCCTCCTCAGCCGGGGCCGCATGCTCGCCTGTGAGACGCCGGCCAGGCTTAAGGAGCAGCACGGCCCTTCTCTGACCGATGCATTCATCCAGTTGACAAGGGGGGCACGGTGA
- a CDS encoding ABC transporter permease, which translates to MRFFSLVRGEFWALKRNRRLAVFILVMLGMAAVYALDAQDSATFLPVVLVVAIYSSVWQMTVTSLVEEKERRTLEALLVTPARPLEIIGAKAAVGVLLAALMSALILLVFRQPPQSPLVLLSGLALAIGFATASGALIGIVARDMKTSSLYRTPLLAVLVGGTIIPWHESGWAIAEVMRWLPARPVQELIWGGWTGAPVPLAQDAAVMLAYTVLLLAVGARILRQQATSR; encoded by the coding sequence ATGCGGTTCTTCAGCTTGGTGCGGGGCGAGTTCTGGGCGCTGAAGCGAAACAGGCGCCTGGCCGTGTTCATCCTGGTCATGCTGGGCATGGCGGCCGTGTATGCCCTCGACGCGCAGGACAGCGCCACCTTCCTCCCGGTCGTGCTGGTCGTCGCCATCTACAGCAGCGTCTGGCAGATGACGGTCACCTCCCTGGTGGAGGAGAAGGAGCGCCGGACCCTGGAGGCGCTGCTGGTTACCCCGGCCCGGCCGCTGGAGATCATCGGTGCGAAGGCCGCAGTCGGGGTCCTCCTTGCCGCGCTCATGTCCGCGCTGATCCTCCTGGTCTTCCGGCAGCCGCCGCAGTCACCGCTGGTTCTCCTGTCCGGATTGGCGCTGGCCATCGGCTTCGCCACAGCCTCCGGCGCCCTCATCGGCATCGTCGCCCGCGACATGAAGACCTCGTCGCTCTACCGGACGCCGCTGCTGGCCGTGCTGGTGGGCGGAACCATCATCCCCTGGCACGAGTCCGGCTGGGCCATCGCCGAGGTCATGCGCTGGCTGCCCGCCCGACCGGTTCAGGAGCTGATCTGGGGCGGCTGGACGGGGGCACCGGTGCCGCTGGCGCAGGACGCGGCCGTCATGCTGGCCTACACCGTGCTCCTGCTGGCGGTCGGGGCCCGGATTCTCAGACAGCAGGCCACCAGCCGCTGA
- a CDS encoding ferritin, with translation MNKAMEAALNEQIKLELSSAYTYLGMAAYCESASFPGMAHWLELQAKEELEHAMKIYGHVNDRGGRVALQAIPEPVCDYASPLAVFETVLAHEQKVTASIHKLYALAVEEKDYASLPLLQWFIEEQVEEEKSADEILQKLRMAGESKSALLFLDSQLGRRE, from the coding sequence GTGAACAAGGCCATGGAAGCGGCACTGAACGAGCAGATCAAGCTTGAACTCAGCTCCGCCTATACCTACCTCGGCATGGCGGCGTACTGCGAGTCGGCCAGTTTCCCGGGCATGGCGCACTGGTTGGAGCTGCAGGCGAAGGAAGAGCTGGAGCACGCGATGAAGATCTACGGCCACGTGAACGACCGCGGCGGCCGGGTGGCGCTGCAGGCGATCCCCGAGCCTGTCTGCGACTACGCCTCGCCGCTGGCCGTCTTCGAGACCGTGCTGGCGCACGAGCAGAAGGTGACCGCCTCGATCCACAAGCTCTACGCCCTGGCGGTGGAGGAGAAGGACTACGCCTCCCTGCCGCTGCTCCAGTGGTTCATCGAGGAGCAGGTGGAGGAGGAGAAGAGCGCCGACGAGATCCTCCAGAAGCTCCGCATGGCCGGCGAGAGTAAGAGCGCCCTGCTCTTCCTCGACAGCCAGCTGGGGCGCCGCGAGTAA
- the crcB gene encoding fluoride efflux transporter CrcB yields the protein MSRLSVVGVAAAGAQGALARYVLGNWLATRLPSAFPLPTLIINLLGSMLLGFVVGYGIERGRLPEQWRLPVTAGFVGSFTTFSTWSVETVVLLEAGRWGFAAVNVGLSLALGLSAVWAGHRLARTAGRRAP from the coding sequence ATGAGCAGGCTCTCCGTGGTCGGCGTTGCTGCGGCAGGCGCCCAGGGCGCCTTGGCCCGCTACGTGCTCGGCAACTGGCTGGCGACGCGCCTGCCCTCCGCCTTTCCCCTGCCCACGCTGATCATCAACCTCCTCGGCTCCATGCTGCTCGGCTTCGTGGTCGGGTACGGCATCGAGCGGGGGCGTCTGCCGGAGCAATGGCGGCTGCCTGTGACCGCAGGTTTCGTCGGCTCGTTCACCACCTTTTCCACCTGGTCGGTGGAGACGGTGGTTCTCCTGGAGGCCGGCCGCTGGGGTTTCGCCGCGGTCAACGTGGGCCTGAGCCTGGCTCTGGGGCTGTCCGCTGTCTGGGCCGGCCACAGGCTGGCCCGGACGGCTGGACGCCGGGCGCCCTGA
- a CDS encoding fluoride efflux transporter FluC — translation MNWVWIGAAGAAGAVARLLVGRWIDGRHGRRDLPWGTLAVNVTGSFLLGLLTGLASGPGSLAPDVKAVLGAGFLGAFTTFSTWQLDLYQALRRGDRRSAMMNSALSTGL, via the coding sequence GTGAACTGGGTGTGGATAGGCGCGGCGGGCGCCGCTGGTGCGGTCGCCCGCCTTCTTGTCGGCAGATGGATCGATGGCCGGCACGGCCGTCGGGATCTTCCCTGGGGCACCCTCGCCGTCAACGTCACCGGCTCGTTTCTGCTCGGGCTGCTCACCGGGCTTGCTTCGGGCCCCGGCTCTCTCGCGCCTGACGTCAAGGCCGTGCTCGGGGCGGGCTTTCTCGGCGCGTTTACGACGTTCTCCACCTGGCAGCTGGACCTGTACCAGGCCCTGCGGAGGGGTGACCGCAGATCTGCCATGATGAACAGCGCGCTGAGCACCGGGTTGTGA
- the namA gene encoding NADPH dehydrogenase NamA translates to MPHLFEPLSQRSLTLRNRIVMSPMCMYVAGTDGVATDWHLVHYGTRAMGGVGLIITEATAVEPRGRISEGDLGIWNDAQAEALARIARFVHERGAAFSIQLAHAGRKAWTFHKGRGPEPAVAPSAVPFDEDWVTPQELDRAGIDRVVAAFGAAARRAGELGCDSVEIHAAHGYLLHETLSPLTNRRTDEYGGTLENRARLLKRVFEAVRAAFPADRPVWVRISATDWVEGGWDIAESVELARWMKEWGVDLVDVSTGGNSPRQRIPAIGPGYQVAFAERIRREAGIPTGAVGLITVPEQADAILRSGQADVVLLGRELLRNPYFPLAAAHRLGQEMEWPAPYVRGKFPR, encoded by the coding sequence ATGCCCCACCTGTTCGAGCCGCTGAGCCAGCGGTCGCTCACGCTGCGCAACCGCATCGTCATGTCGCCGATGTGCATGTACGTCGCCGGGACGGACGGGGTGGCGACCGACTGGCACCTCGTCCACTACGGCACCCGTGCGATGGGCGGGGTCGGCCTCATCATCACGGAGGCCACCGCCGTGGAGCCCCGGGGCCGCATCTCCGAGGGCGACCTCGGCATCTGGAACGACGCGCAGGCCGAGGCCCTGGCCCGTATCGCCCGCTTCGTGCACGAGCGGGGCGCCGCCTTCTCCATCCAGCTGGCCCACGCCGGCCGGAAGGCCTGGACCTTCCACAAGGGCAGGGGGCCGGAACCGGCCGTGGCGCCCAGCGCAGTCCCCTTCGACGAGGACTGGGTGACGCCGCAGGAGCTGGACCGCGCCGGCATCGACCGGGTGGTTGCCGCCTTCGGCGCAGCGGCCCGGCGGGCGGGAGAGCTGGGCTGCGATTCAGTAGAGATCCACGCCGCTCACGGCTACCTGCTGCACGAAACCCTCTCGCCGCTGACCAACCGGCGGACCGACGAGTACGGCGGGACGCTGGAGAACCGCGCCCGCCTCCTGAAGCGGGTGTTCGAGGCCGTGCGCGCGGCCTTCCCCGCCGACCGGCCGGTCTGGGTCCGCATCTCCGCCACGGACTGGGTGGAGGGGGGCTGGGACATCGCCGAGTCGGTGGAGCTGGCCCGCTGGATGAAGGAGTGGGGCGTGGACCTGGTGGACGTCTCCACGGGCGGCAACTCGCCCCGGCAGCGGATCCCCGCCATCGGCCCGGGCTACCAGGTGGCCTTCGCCGAGCGCATCCGGCGGGAGGCCGGCATCCCCACCGGTGCGGTAGGGCTGATCACGGTGCCGGAGCAGGCCGACGCCATCCTCCGCAGCGGGCAGGCGGACGTGGTGCTGCTGGGCCGGGAGCTGCTGCGCAACCCGTACTTCCCGCTGGCGGCCGCCCACCGGCTGGGTCAAGAGATGGAGTGGCCTGCGCCCTACGTGCGGGGCAAGTTCCCGCGGTGA
- the mgtE gene encoding magnesium transporter, with product MNQELIGILDQTIVMLQQHREDELRTLLDELHPADLAELLEELEDEQRAAVVQLMSGPTAAEAIAELELEEQAAIVTALPPEKAKAILDEMSADDAADLFAELEPEDAGSLLQLMTQEDATDVRELMTFPEDTAGGIMTTEFVAIGAQRTAADAIDELRRAAPSAETAYYVYVVDEQGRLVGVLSLRELIVAQPDAEIRSIMRTNVVSVHVNDDQEEVARTVQKYNLLAVPVVDDQDVLRGIVTVDDVIDVLEEEATEDIFRAGGVSDAEQQLDLEGPIWPAIRARLPWLLGLLFLSLVSGKVIEGFTPLMDRVTALAIFITTMAGGAGNAATQALTVVVRGLATGEMERDQVGRVVWREARIGIVIGAICGLVLGVTAMVWNHSPWIGLIVGLSIAINLMLAKAAGSLVPVIIQRLGLDPAVASGPFIATITDTTSMLVYFSIAALILGAVL from the coding sequence GTGAACCAGGAACTGATCGGCATCCTGGACCAGACCATCGTCATGTTGCAGCAGCACCGCGAAGACGAACTCCGCACGCTGCTCGATGAACTCCACCCTGCGGACCTCGCCGAGCTGCTGGAGGAACTGGAGGACGAGCAGCGGGCGGCCGTGGTACAGCTCATGTCCGGCCCGACGGCGGCCGAGGCCATCGCCGAGCTGGAGCTGGAGGAGCAGGCGGCCATCGTGACCGCGCTGCCCCCGGAGAAGGCCAAGGCGATCCTGGATGAGATGTCGGCCGACGACGCCGCCGACCTCTTCGCCGAGCTGGAGCCCGAGGACGCCGGGTCCCTCCTGCAGCTGATGACTCAGGAGGACGCCACGGACGTCCGGGAGCTGATGACCTTCCCCGAGGACACGGCCGGCGGCATCATGACCACCGAGTTCGTGGCCATCGGCGCCCAGCGCACAGCGGCGGACGCCATCGACGAGCTGCGGCGGGCGGCCCCCTCTGCGGAGACGGCGTACTACGTGTACGTGGTCGACGAGCAGGGGCGGCTGGTCGGGGTGCTCTCGCTGCGGGAGCTGATCGTGGCGCAGCCCGACGCCGAGATCCGGAGCATCATGCGCACCAACGTGGTCTCGGTGCACGTGAACGACGACCAGGAAGAGGTCGCCCGGACGGTGCAGAAGTACAACCTGCTGGCCGTTCCCGTCGTGGACGACCAGGATGTCCTGCGGGGCATCGTCACGGTCGACGACGTCATCGACGTGCTGGAGGAGGAGGCCACCGAGGACATCTTCCGCGCCGGCGGCGTGTCGGACGCCGAACAGCAGCTGGACCTGGAGGGCCCCATCTGGCCGGCGATCCGGGCGCGCCTGCCCTGGCTCCTCGGGCTGCTCTTCCTCAGCCTGGTCTCGGGCAAGGTGATCGAGGGCTTCACACCGCTGATGGACCGGGTGACGGCGCTGGCGATCTTCATCACCACCATGGCCGGCGGGGCGGGCAACGCCGCGACCCAGGCGCTCACGGTGGTGGTGCGCGGCCTGGCCACCGGGGAGATGGAGCGGGACCAGGTCGGCCGGGTCGTCTGGCGCGAGGCCCGCATCGGCATCGTGATCGGCGCGATCTGCGGGCTGGTGCTGGGCGTCACGGCCATGGTGTGGAACCACTCGCCCTGGATCGGCCTGATCGTCGGGCTGTCGATCGCGATCAACCTCATGCTGGCCAAGGCCGCGGGATCGCTGGTGCCGGTGATCATCCAGCGCCTCGGGCTCGACCCGGCGGTGGCCTCGGGCCCGTTCATCGCCACCATCACCGACACGACCTCGATGCTCGTCTACTTCTCCATCGCCGCGCTCATACTGGGAGCGGTGCTCTAG
- a CDS encoding alpha/beta fold hydrolase, which produces MPLIAAPNGGPLFYAESGPAAARPVLLLHAALQTHESMAPLVEVLEPLGVRLVRPDLPGHGRSELPGGGLKALSIGGMADAVETLIDRLGLGAPLVVGYSLGGIVGIELGLRGRAAGLAVLASRIRPAAGARATFAPESIRQRSPLWARQLAEKHVATPWESLAAALGELLATWPGFDSAALAALPIPLLVVQGDRDQMVPLEQGRELARLAPGGSFRLVPRAGHPELLYREETRVAVKDFIGKLLC; this is translated from the coding sequence ATGCCCCTGATTGCCGCACCGAACGGCGGCCCCCTGTTCTACGCCGAGTCCGGACCGGCCGCCGCCCGGCCGGTCCTGCTGCTGCACGCCGCCCTGCAGACCCACGAGTCGATGGCACCCCTGGTGGAGGTGCTGGAGCCCCTGGGCGTGCGGCTCGTGCGGCCGGACCTGCCTGGCCACGGGCGCTCCGAACTGCCCGGCGGCGGGTTGAAGGCCCTGTCCATCGGCGGGATGGCGGATGCTGTCGAGACGCTGATCGACCGGCTCGGGCTCGGCGCGCCCCTGGTGGTGGGTTACAGCCTGGGCGGCATCGTCGGGATCGAGCTGGGTCTGCGGGGCCGGGCAGCGGGGCTGGCGGTGCTGGCCTCCCGCATCCGCCCCGCCGCCGGCGCCAGGGCCACCTTCGCCCCGGAATCCATCCGGCAGCGCTCGCCGCTCTGGGCGCGGCAGCTGGCGGAGAAGCACGTCGCCACCCCCTGGGAGTCGCTGGCGGCCGCGCTGGGCGAACTGCTGGCCACCTGGCCTGGCTTCGACTCAGCGGCGCTGGCCGCCCTGCCCATCCCCCTCCTGGTGGTGCAGGGCGACAGGGACCAGATGGTGCCGCTGGAACAGGGGCGGGAGCTGGCCCGGCTGGCGCCCGGTGGCAGCTTCCGGCTGGTGCCCCGGGCGGGCCACCCGGAACTGCTCTACCGGGAGGAGACCCGCGTGGCAGTAAAAGACTTCATAGGGAAACTGTTGTGCTGA
- a CDS encoding LysM peptidoglycan-binding domain-containing protein encodes MQIHVVEPGQSLYSIARTYSVTPETIIEANQLRDLPYLVVGQALVIPITGRYYWVQPGDSLWSIGQRFGVAPAELARINGIPLNAPLPVGLRLYIPPGPRPRKEANAYVEPFGESVSANLIAASREAVPHLTYLAPFSYRVQRDGTLQAPPLDGLLEIAREGGAVPMLVVTNLEEGGFSAELGQAILNDQAVQDRLLQDIRRLIREMGFRDVHFDFEFLRPQDREAYNRFLQRAADLIHAEGALISTALAPKQSATQVGQWYEAHDYAFHGRTVDFVVLMTYEWGYSGGPPMAVSPIDQVRRVLDFAVTQIPREKIMMGQNLYGYDWTLPYRPGGEFARAISPQQAIRQAAQRGVAIEFDPRAQAPFYRYVDEQGRTHEVWFEDARSIQAKFDLLREMGLRGISYWKLGLAFPQNWLLLEDNFTVAKRAAG; translated from the coding sequence ATGCAGATTCACGTGGTCGAACCGGGGCAGTCGCTCTACAGCATCGCCCGCACCTACAGCGTGACGCCCGAGACCATCATCGAGGCCAACCAGCTGCGCGACCTGCCCTACCTGGTGGTCGGGCAGGCCCTCGTCATCCCCATCACCGGCCGGTACTACTGGGTCCAGCCCGGCGACTCCCTCTGGTCCATCGGCCAGCGCTTCGGCGTGGCACCCGCCGAGCTGGCCCGGATCAACGGCATCCCCCTCAACGCCCCCCTTCCCGTAGGCCTCAGGCTGTACATACCCCCGGGCCCCCGTCCCCGCAAGGAGGCCAACGCCTACGTGGAGCCCTTCGGCGAGAGCGTGAGCGCCAACCTGATCGCGGCGTCCCGGGAGGCTGTGCCCCACCTCACCTACCTCGCCCCCTTCAGCTACCGGGTGCAGCGGGACGGCACGCTCCAGGCGCCGCCGCTCGACGGCCTGCTGGAGATCGCCCGGGAGGGCGGCGCCGTGCCGATGCTGGTCGTGACCAACCTGGAGGAGGGGGGCTTCAGCGCCGAGCTGGGCCAGGCGATCCTCAACGACCAGGCGGTCCAGGACCGGCTGCTGCAGGACATCCGGCGGCTCATCCGCGAGATGGGCTTCCGGGACGTCCACTTCGATTTCGAGTTCCTGCGGCCGCAGGACCGGGAGGCGTACAACCGGTTCCTGCAGCGCGCCGCCGACCTCATCCACGCCGAGGGGGCGCTCATCTCCACCGCCCTGGCGCCGAAGCAGAGCGCCACGCAGGTGGGCCAGTGGTACGAGGCGCACGACTACGCCTTTCACGGCCGGACCGTAGACTTCGTCGTGCTGATGACCTACGAGTGGGGCTACAGCGGCGGCCCGCCCATGGCCGTGTCGCCCATCGACCAGGTGCGCCGGGTGCTGGACTTCGCCGTCACCCAGATCCCGCGCGAGAAGATCATGATGGGGCAGAACCTCTACGGCTACGATTGGACCCTGCCCTACCGGCCCGGGGGCGAGTTCGCCCGGGCCATCAGCCCGCAGCAGGCCATCCGCCAGGCCGCGCAGCGCGGCGTGGCCATCGAGTTCGACCCCAGGGCCCAGGCGCCGTTCTACCGGTACGTCGACGAGCAGGGCCGCACCCACGAGGTCTGGTTCGAGGACGCCCGCTCCATCCAGGCCAAGTTCGACCTGCTGCGGGAGATGGGCCTGCGGGGCATCAGCTACTGGAAGCTGGGCCTGGCGTTCCCGCAGAACTGGCTGCTGCTCGAGGACAACTTCACCGTGGCCAAGCGCGCCGCGGGGTAA
- the era gene encoding GTPase Era, translating to MSQEPFRSGFCSIVGRPNVGKSTLLNAFIEAKLAIMSDKPQTTRNRILGVYNRPGAQVVFLDTPGIHKPHHKLGEYMNRVAIGTIPEVDVVLFVVDGSVPEPGEGDRYVAEVVANSGRKTILVVNKMDKVKRGDWYAVLDAYKALGDPAVRHPEPRPGSKPIEWLDIVPVSALEHKNVDRLLDLIVEQMEEGPQYYPEGMVTDQPERFVIAEFIREKILQLTREEVPHSVAVEVEQLQRRESGTVYVGASIYVERDSQKGIIIGKRGAMLREIGARARQDIEEMLGSKIFLELFVKVKEDWRNKESVLRSLGYREE from the coding sequence ATGAGCCAGGAACCGTTCCGCTCCGGCTTCTGCTCCATCGTGGGCCGGCCCAACGTCGGCAAGTCCACCCTGCTGAACGCCTTCATCGAGGCCAAGCTGGCCATCATGTCTGACAAGCCGCAGACGACCCGCAACCGCATCCTGGGCGTCTACAACCGCCCGGGGGCGCAGGTGGTCTTCCTGGACACCCCGGGCATCCACAAGCCGCACCACAAGCTCGGGGAGTACATGAACCGGGTGGCCATCGGCACCATCCCCGAGGTGGACGTGGTGCTCTTCGTCGTGGACGGCTCCGTGCCCGAGCCGGGCGAGGGCGACCGCTACGTGGCCGAGGTGGTGGCCAACTCCGGCCGGAAGACGATCCTCGTGGTCAACAAGATGGACAAGGTGAAGCGGGGCGACTGGTACGCCGTGCTCGACGCCTACAAGGCGCTGGGCGACCCGGCCGTCCGCCACCCGGAGCCCAGGCCCGGCTCCAAGCCCATCGAGTGGCTGGACATCGTGCCGGTGTCGGCCCTGGAGCACAAGAACGTCGACCGGCTGCTGGACCTGATCGTCGAGCAGATGGAGGAGGGGCCGCAGTACTACCCCGAGGGCATGGTGACGGACCAGCCCGAGCGGTTCGTGATCGCCGAGTTCATCCGCGAGAAGATCCTCCAGCTCACCCGGGAGGAGGTTCCCCACTCGGTGGCGGTGGAGGTGGAGCAGCTCCAGCGCCGGGAGTCCGGCACCGTCTATGTGGGCGCCTCGATCTACGTGGAGCGCGACAGCCAGAAGGGGATCATCATCGGCAAGCGCGGGGCGATGCTGAGGGAGATCGGCGCCCGGGCGCGGCAGGACATCGAGGAGATGCTGGGCTCGAAGATCTTCCTGGAGCTGTTTGTGAAGGTGAAGGAGGACTGGCGGAACAAGGAGTCCGTGCTCCGGAGCCTGGGGTACCGGGAGGAGTAA